AGTAGAGGGGCTTGCCGAGGGCATCGCACTCCGGCTCCGCCAGCACGCTGCGCATGTCCTCCGTCGTGCGAAGGTCCGGTTCCGGGATGGGGCCGTCCCAGTACTGGCGCATCAGCTGGTACATGGTCCTTTCAGGGTATCCTTTCATCCTATAAGAAGGCAGCACACGCCCGGACCCGCAGTCCGCCCCCGGGACGGGAGGGATTCAGGTCCCCTTCTCCACGACCTCCGCTTCCGCTTCGATCACGCCCGGGGCCTCCCCCTCTTCGGGGACGATCAGCCAGGCGAGGATGTATGCCACGATGCCCGGGATAAAGCCCGTGATCACCGTCAGAACGACCCATGCCAGGCGGATGAGCGTCGGGTCGATCTCGTAGTACTCTCCGATGCCCCCCGCGACACCGGCGATGATCCTGTCGTCGATCGATCGGTAGAGTCTCTTCACCGTTTCACCTCCGGATACTGGACTCCGACCATCCTTAAAAACCTTTCCTCATCTTCGGGTGGATCCGGGCATATCTTCAGAAATGCGCCCTCTTGAGCCCTCCGGTGCCGGGTGGGGCGGAATGCCGCGAGTCAGGTTCTGGGGGGGGAATCCCCTCAGGCAGTGAAGGGATCCGACAGGGCTTCGGCGGGCTGGAAGTTGTCGCCGTAGACCACGCAGCGGATCCGGGCGGTCTCCCCTCGCGGGATCTTCAGAGTCGCTTCGGCCCTCCCCCGGGCGCCCTCGGGATAGTCCCCGAGATCGAGCGTGCAGTCGGGGGGCCAGACCATCCCCTCCCCCTGCGCGAGGGCGAGGGCGGCGAGATGCACCTTCAGACCGGCTGCCGCCCCCGGCCCGAGATTCTCGATCTCGCAGCGGACCCGGTAGTACGCGAAGCGGAGATCGGTGCGCTCCAGCTCCGCCGTGAACTGCAGGTCGATCCTTGGAGCCCGCACCATGGGGTGGACGATGGCGGTCCGGGATCCCGCCTGGAAGTCGGGAGGCACCTCCCCGATCGTCCAGCCGCGGCCGGTGGTCTCCAGGTAGCAGTACCGGGACCCCTCGAACTCGTAGCAGGTGCCGGCGGGGGGCTCCGGGCAGGCCACGCCGACGGCCATGTGGTCGGGGAGCTGGAGCAGGACCGCGCCGTAGCCCATCTCGTTCAGGAGCGCCGCCGCGAGGATGGCGGTATCCTCGCAGTCTCCCCCGTTGTCCACCAGCGTCTCCAGCGGGTAGCGGGGGTACTCGTCATAGCCGGTGGTCAGGTTGTCCGAGGTGTAGGGAAGCGACTGGACAAAGGAGATCAGGTGTTCGACGACCTCCCGCTCCGAGCGGTCCTCGCCGCTCTCCCGGAACTTCTGCACGATCCCCTGCAGGTATGGCCGATCGTACTCCGAGAGCGCATACTGGGCGTAATCCCGTTCCCGGTCGTGGGGGCGGCTGCGGTAATAGTCGTATACGGCTTGCGGGAGGGAGAGGGTGAATGTCGACTCCCTCCCTCCGTACTCCCAGCGGTAGGTGCGGGTATGGCGGGAGCCGCCGTCCGGCGGTGCAGGTGTGGCCGACGGGTCCGATGGGCCCGGATCCGGTGGGCGGTTCACGACGATGGGGGAGAGGTTGGCCTGCACCGGGAGGTGGACGAGAGGGAGCACGCTGACCGTATCCGACCAGGCGCCGAAGCCGCCATGGCGGAGCTCGAGGGCATGTTCGCCCGCGGCTACGCCCTCCAGGAGGAGCGGCGTCTCTCCCCGCAGGAGTCCGTCGAGGTAGACGTCCGCCCCGGCAGGGTCCGAGGCGACCGCGATCGAACCCGGGGGGAGGGGTTCCGTGCATCCGCCGGTGAGGGCGAGCGCCGCCAGCAGGGCGAGGATGCCCCATCTCTGCATACGGTCTGTACTGAATCCCTGGTCTATAGGAGCCTTGCGAAACGATCCGGGGCGAAGATCTGGAGCCGGGCGCTTCATCCAAAAGTATATCGTGCCGGGATGGATAGGCACTTGCATGAAACAACCCAATGCGCTGCAGTTCCTGATCTTCTTCCTGATCTTCCTGCCGGGTGCCTGGTTCGCGATCTCCGGTCTGCTGGAGACGGGTGCGCTCGCGTTCCTCTGGGCTGCCGCGATCTCTGCCGCCGTCGGGCTGCTCGCCGCCATGTCGTTCCGCGTGGCGGAACAGTGGGAGAAGGCGGTCGTTCTCCGCCTGGGGCGGTTCAAGGGGCTGAAGGGTCCGGGACCCTTCTTCATCGTACCGCTGCTGGAGACCGTCCCCTACTGGATCGACCTGCGGGTGATCACCACCTCGTTCCGGGCGGAGAAGACCCTGACCCGCGACACCGTTCCCGTGGACGTGGAGGCGGTGCTCTTCTGGAAGGTGGTGAACCCCCAGAAGGCGGCTCTCGAGGTGGAGGACTACCGCTCGGCGATCAGCTGGGCCTCCCAGACGGCGCTCCGCGAGGTCATCGGCAAATCGCTCCTCTCGGATATGCTGGAGGCCCGGGAGAAGCTGGACGCCGAGCTCCAGACGATCATCGACCTGCGCACCGAGCAGTGGGGCGTGCACATCAGCTCTGTCGAGATCCGCGACATTCTCATCCCGACCGAACTCCAGGACGCGATGTCCATGCAGGCCCAGGCCGAGCGGGAGCGCCAGGCACGGGTGATCCTGGGGGACTCCGAGCGCCAGGTGGCCCAGAAGTTCGAGGAGGCGGCCCGCACCTACCGCGACAACCCCACCGCCCTCCACCTGCGGGCGATGAACATGCTGTACGAGGGCCTGAAAGAGCGGGGCGCCCTGATCATCGTCCCCGCCTCCGTGCTCGACACCATGAACCTGGGAACGACCGCCGGGCTGGTGTCGCTCGGGCGGATGGCGGAGGAGGGGCGGGAGGAGAAGGTCCCAAGCGACAACGGGGGCAGCGCACCGTCAGCGGAGCGGACGGCGGCCTGAACTCTGTCTCCTCGGGCAGGCGTGCGGATCCCGCCGGGGGCGCTCCGTGCGGTTCCGGCAACCTCTTATGCCGGAACCTCCATATCGGGGTGAAGAGGAGGAGCCATGAAGAAGTCGCTGGGTGCAAAAGCTCTGCTCTACCCCACGCCCGTCCTGGTGGTGGGGACGTACGATCCGGGGGGGAGGCCCAACGTCATGACGGCGGCCTGGGGCGGGATCTGCAGTTCCGATCCGCCCTGCATCGCGGTCGCGCTGCGGAAGGCGACCCACACCTACGGGAACATCGTCGAGAGCCGGGCGTTTACGATCAGCATACCGTCGGAGGATCACGTCCGGGAGGTGGACTACTTCGGGATCGCCAGCGGGCGTGACCGGGACAAGTTCGCCGCCACGGGGCTGACGGAGGTGCGGGGGGACCGCGTGGATGCCCCCTACGTGGGAGAGTTCCCCATCGTCCTCGAGTGCCGCCTGCGCGACATCGTGGAGGTCGGGCTGCACACCCTGTTCATCGGGGAGATCCTGGACGTCAAGGCGGAGGAGGCGGTGCTGACCGGTACGGGGTTCCCGGACATGAAAAAGGTGATGCCCCTGGTATTCGACCCCGGCGTCCGGGGCTACTACGGGGTGGGGGAGTACCGGGGGAAGGCCTTCCACATCGGAAGGCTGCGCTGATCAGAGGCTCGGGGCGGCCTCGCTCGGGACGACGGTGATCCGCAGCCTCTGGACGCCGCGGATGACGTCCAGGTGCAGCGGTTTGCCGATGGCGCACTCCGCCAGGTGGCGGTGCAGGTCGTCCACGCTCTGCACGCATTCGCTCTCGATCCCGACGATCAGGTCGCCCTCCCGGATGCCGCCCCTTCCCGCCGGGCTCTGGCGGTCCACGGCGGCCACCTCGACGGCATGCCGGCTCTCCAGGCGGTGGAAGCGGGAGAGGCGGGGATCGAGGGGGCGGCTCTGCGCGGTGATCCCCAGGTAGCCCCGCCGCACCCGCCCGTGGGCCAGGACCTGGTCGAGCACGAAGCGGGCCGTATTCACGGGGATGGCGAACCCGATCCCCTGCGCCATCGCGATGATGGCGGTGTTGATGCCGATGATCCGCCCGCGGGAGTCCACGAGGGGACCCCCGGAGTTCCCCGGGTTGAGGGGGGCCGTGTGCTGGATGATGTTCTCGATCCGCCGCCCGTCCCGGCTGCGGAGGGCCCGCCCGAGGGCGCTCAGCACGCCGGTGGAGACGGTGGACTGGAACCCGAAGGGGTTCCCGATGGCGATGGCGAGCTGCCCCACGGACAGGGCGTCCGAGTCTCCCAGGGGTGCATGGGGCAGATCGGTCGCCTCGGCCTGCAGGACCGCCAGGTCCGTCGCCGGATCCGTGCCGACGAGCCGCGTCGGGATGGTCGTCCCGTCGGCCATCCGCACCTCGAGCGCGGTCGCACCGTGGACCACGTGGTCGTTTGTCAGGATCCGTCCGTCGGCCGAGACGATCACGCCCGAGCCGGCGCCGACCTGCTCGGAGCGGTAGCCCGGCATCCGCTTCCCCACGAGGATGTTCACGACCGCCGGCCCGACGGCGTTCACCACGCCGACGACCGCCTTCGAGTAGGCGTCGAGCAGATCCGCGTCCGCAGGCGGGGAGGGATCCGCTTCGACAGACGGCTCCGGCAGCGTGCCGGCGGCCGCCGCCCCGCCGATCATCCCGATTGGCTCTGCTGCTGCTGAATCCATGATGTGAACAGTATATATGCGCGAGCGGTAATCTATTTTATGCATATATTTTTATATATTAAAATTCGGTTGCCTGCGCGAATCGGAGCATTCTGCCGTCGGGAACGAGCGAGGATCGCACTGCCGGGAACGCGGCGCACAGAAATACGGGAGATGACATTATCTATTGGGATTTATGACTCATAACTCCTATAATTTACAAAAAAAATTTCTATATCAGAAAATGTTAAAATAAAAATATTTAAATACTTACATCGATTGATCTTATTAATCCTGTCTGGTTGTTGTATGCTCGCGCGCCCGCACTCCGATACGGCCTGGATCGTCCTGATCGTGCTCACATCGCTGGCAACGGTCGGGATCACCGTTGTCAGCCTCTCCCGGGGGGTCTACGACGTCTTCCCCTACCTCTACCTGATCCCCATCGTCATGGTCACCTTCGCCTTCCCGCACCGCGGCGTCCTCTGCTCGATCCTCCTGGGCGGGGTGTACATGGCGCTCGTCTACGCCTTCGGGCTCTTCAACCTGGCGCTGCTCACCATCAGCACGGCCTGGTTCTACGTCTTTGTCTCCGTGGGCGTGGTGATGTCCTCTCTCTCCGAGGGCATGAAGCGCGAGGAGAGGCGGTTCCGCGGGATCTTCGAGAACTCGCAGGCCGGGATCTTCACGATCGATCTCCCCTC
The Methanomicrobiales archaeon genome window above contains:
- a CDS encoding trypsin-like peptidase domain-containing protein: MDSAAAEPIGMIGGAAAAGTLPEPSVEADPSPPADADLLDAYSKAVVGVVNAVGPAVVNILVGKRMPGYRSEQVGAGSGVIVSADGRILTNDHVVHGATALEVRMADGTTIPTRLVGTDPATDLAVLQAEATDLPHAPLGDSDALSVGQLAIAIGNPFGFQSTVSTGVLSALGRALRSRDGRRIENIIQHTAPLNPGNSGGPLVDSRGRIIGINTAIIAMAQGIGFAIPVNTARFVLDQVLAHGRVRRGYLGITAQSRPLDPRLSRFHRLESRHAVEVAAVDRQSPAGRGGIREGDLIVGIESECVQSVDDLHRHLAECAIGKPLHLDVIRGVQRLRITVVPSEAAPSL
- a CDS encoding PEGA domain-containing protein, coding for MQRWGILALLAALALTGGCTEPLPPGSIAVASDPAGADVYLDGLLRGETPLLLEGVAAGEHALELRHGGFGAWSDTVSVLPLVHLPVQANLSPIVVNRPPDPGPSDPSATPAPPDGGSRHTRTYRWEYGGRESTFTLSLPQAVYDYYRSRPHDRERDYAQYALSEYDRPYLQGIVQKFRESGEDRSEREVVEHLISFVQSLPYTSDNLTTGYDEYPRYPLETLVDNGGDCEDTAILAAALLNEMGYGAVLLQLPDHMAVGVACPEPPAGTCYEFEGSRYCYLETTGRGWTIGEVPPDFQAGSRTAIVHPMVRAPRIDLQFTAELERTDLRFAYYRVRCEIENLGPGAAAGLKVHLAALALAQGEGMVWPPDCTLDLGDYPEGARGRAEATLKIPRGETARIRCVVYGDNFQPAEALSDPFTA
- a CDS encoding flavin reductase family protein translates to MKKSLGAKALLYPTPVLVVGTYDPGGRPNVMTAAWGGICSSDPPCIAVALRKATHTYGNIVESRAFTISIPSEDHVREVDYFGIASGRDRDKFAATGLTEVRGDRVDAPYVGEFPIVLECRLRDIVEVGLHTLFIGEILDVKAEEAVLTGTGFPDMKKVMPLVFDPGVRGYYGVGEYRGKAFHIGRLR
- a CDS encoding slipin family protein, whose amino-acid sequence is MKQPNALQFLIFFLIFLPGAWFAISGLLETGALAFLWAAAISAAVGLLAAMSFRVAEQWEKAVVLRLGRFKGLKGPGPFFIVPLLETVPYWIDLRVITTSFRAEKTLTRDTVPVDVEAVLFWKVVNPQKAALEVEDYRSAISWASQTALREVIGKSLLSDMLEAREKLDAELQTIIDLRTEQWGVHISSVEIRDILIPTELQDAMSMQAQAERERQARVILGDSERQVAQKFEEAARTYRDNPTALHLRAMNMLYEGLKERGALIIVPASVLDTMNLGTTAGLVSLGRMAEEGREEKVPSDNGGSAPSAERTAA
- a CDS encoding PspC domain-containing protein encodes the protein MKRLYRSIDDRIIAGVAGGIGEYYEIDPTLIRLAWVVLTVITGFIPGIVAYILAWLIVPEEGEAPGVIEAEAEVVEKGT